One Saccharopolyspora erythraea NRRL 2338 genomic region harbors:
- a CDS encoding coproporphyrinogen-III oxidase family protein, with translation MRQPNGSSSPGAGDAPAVPGFAEAVEYADQQIEAIALDELRAAGVYRTPLEYYLVGTYPPLKYLHDIGEDEVFRGVTASQNLYLHIPFCEQYCTFCHFYKEINAEQSWVDRYVTALLDDISAVAQRVSAQSPLGLNASSIYFGGGTPSYLRAPQITRLFDHLWKNVRTRPDTEITFELHPGVVRQPDYEDRLDAIAAGGVNRWVFGIQSMDPDVLVKLNRGHGRDEVYRLLGLLEQRGIDNLNVDLIFGLPLQNLRNWYDTLTELMAAGIEKFNIFPLMFKRSDPITRQYMRNPELFPDATDRLRMHYMAEFVLSSAGFARGPVFYYAKGRVHSQQQQNKFDSIEEDNLVALGVSGFGYIGGTQYYNLCDNRQYVEAIAEGRAPVWRGHTLPNEERARRAVMFGIRSGGVDFDALGRHYEVDAKALFSAEIARLEQLGLVTVDGARMTLTDLGCTFVDGIGYLFASDEVTSHVAEANELILSPSQDPVDRYDYSPIGRLDLPGGIADHYRDGVRA, from the coding sequence GTGCGGCAGCCGAATGGATCGAGTTCCCCAGGTGCCGGCGATGCGCCGGCAGTCCCCGGCTTCGCCGAAGCCGTCGAATACGCCGACCAGCAGATCGAGGCGATCGCGCTGGACGAGCTCCGCGCCGCGGGGGTGTACCGCACGCCGCTGGAGTACTACCTGGTGGGCACCTATCCGCCGCTGAAGTACCTGCACGACATCGGCGAGGACGAGGTCTTCCGGGGCGTCACCGCCTCCCAGAACCTCTACCTGCACATCCCGTTCTGCGAGCAGTACTGCACCTTCTGCCACTTCTACAAGGAGATCAACGCCGAGCAGTCCTGGGTGGACCGCTACGTCACGGCGCTGCTGGACGACATCTCGGCGGTCGCGCAGCGGGTGTCGGCGCAGAGCCCGCTGGGCCTGAACGCCTCGTCGATCTACTTCGGCGGCGGCACCCCCTCCTACCTGCGGGCCCCCCAGATCACCCGGCTGTTCGACCACCTGTGGAAGAACGTCCGCACCAGGCCCGACACCGAGATCACCTTCGAGCTGCACCCCGGCGTGGTGCGCCAGCCCGACTACGAGGACCGGCTCGACGCGATCGCCGCGGGCGGCGTCAACCGCTGGGTCTTCGGCATCCAGTCGATGGACCCCGACGTGCTGGTCAAGCTCAACCGCGGGCACGGCCGGGACGAGGTCTACCGCCTGCTCGGACTGCTCGAGCAGCGCGGGATCGACAACCTCAACGTCGACCTCATCTTCGGGCTACCGCTGCAGAACCTGCGCAACTGGTACGACACGCTCACCGAGCTGATGGCCGCGGGGATCGAGAAGTTCAACATCTTCCCGCTGATGTTCAAGCGCTCGGACCCGATCACCCGCCAGTACATGCGCAACCCGGAGCTGTTCCCCGACGCCACCGACCGGCTCCGGATGCACTACATGGCGGAGTTCGTACTGAGCTCGGCGGGCTTCGCCCGCGGCCCCGTCTTCTACTACGCCAAGGGCCGGGTGCACTCGCAGCAGCAGCAGAACAAGTTCGACTCCATCGAGGAGGACAACCTCGTCGCCCTCGGGGTGAGCGGGTTCGGCTACATCGGCGGCACGCAGTACTACAACCTGTGCGACAACCGGCAGTACGTCGAGGCCATCGCCGAGGGCAGGGCGCCGGTGTGGCGGGGCCACACGCTGCCGAACGAGGAGCGCGCGCGGCGGGCGGTCATGTTCGGGATCCGCTCCGGCGGCGTGGACTTCGACGCCCTGGGCCGGCATTACGAGGTCGACGCCAAGGCGCTGTTCTCCGCCGAGATCGCCCGGCTCGAGCAGCTCGGCCTGGTCACCGTCGACGGCGCCCGGATGACGCTGACCGATCTGGGCTGCACTTTCGTCGACGGGATCGGCTACCTGTTCGCCAGCGACGAGGTCACCTCGCACGTCGCCGAGGCCAACGAGCTCATCCTCTCCCCCTCGCAGGACCCGGTGGACCGCTACGACTACTCGCCGATCGGGCGGCTGGACCTGCCCGGCGGCATCGCCGACCACTACCGGGACGGTGTCCGCGCATGA
- a CDS encoding valine--pyruvate transaminase — translation MTTASAAAIEQWQDVVPYLLDVDGGRHNLATGMPLELPSMSAAVRAAFRAAVDDPGFSSRVARYHGVLGDEVLRERLAALYGERFALPVSSANVLVTPGAQAAFHAVSALMARRGRKVLFFGPEYPGYRTHQDVRYEMVHSDVVAEGEHEFRYVPPRGTLDSDVGAVVVSRPSNPAGNVISDEALGELLRECAAVDALLVVDNAYAPVIPSLAFRELGMPWAPNVVLVQSFSKGALAGERLGFVLAPEPVIEMFAELQAQVATFPPQLVQLVASILLRDDHYVGLCERDLRERYRQRHQLVGEVLHERMEVPFLLHASDGGQFRWLHLPELRTSTSELFHELKDRGVLVAPSAPFYLPHLHREPHARTSVRIGVTASDAEIEQGLGIFAEVVNAGR, via the coding sequence ATGACCACGGCCAGTGCCGCGGCTATCGAGCAGTGGCAGGACGTCGTGCCCTACCTGCTCGACGTCGACGGCGGACGGCACAACCTGGCCACCGGCATGCCGCTGGAGCTGCCCTCGATGTCGGCGGCGGTGCGGGCGGCGTTCCGCGCCGCCGTGGACGACCCCGGCTTCTCCAGCCGGGTGGCGCGGTACCACGGCGTGCTCGGTGACGAGGTGCTGCGCGAGCGGCTCGCGGCGCTCTACGGCGAGCGGTTCGCGCTGCCGGTCTCCAGCGCCAACGTGCTGGTCACGCCCGGCGCCCAGGCCGCCTTCCACGCCGTGTCGGCGCTGATGGCCCGGCGCGGCCGCAAGGTGCTGTTCTTCGGGCCGGAGTACCCGGGCTACCGCACCCACCAGGACGTCCGTTACGAGATGGTGCACTCCGACGTCGTGGCCGAAGGCGAGCACGAGTTCCGCTACGTGCCGCCGCGCGGGACCCTCGACTCCGACGTCGGCGCGGTCGTGGTGTCGCGGCCGAGCAACCCCGCGGGCAACGTGATCTCCGACGAGGCGCTGGGAGAGCTGCTGCGCGAGTGCGCGGCCGTCGACGCGCTGCTCGTCGTCGACAACGCCTACGCGCCGGTCATCCCGAGCCTGGCCTTCCGCGAGCTCGGCATGCCCTGGGCGCCGAACGTGGTGCTGGTGCAGAGCTTCTCCAAGGGCGCGCTCGCAGGCGAGCGGCTGGGCTTCGTGCTCGCGCCGGAGCCGGTGATCGAGATGTTCGCCGAGCTGCAGGCGCAGGTGGCCACGTTCCCGCCGCAGCTGGTGCAGCTGGTCGCGTCGATCCTGCTCCGCGACGACCACTACGTCGGGTTGTGCGAGCGCGACCTGCGCGAGCGCTACCGGCAGCGCCACCAGCTCGTCGGCGAGGTCCTGCACGAGCGGATGGAGGTCCCCTTCCTGCTGCACGCCTCCGACGGCGGCCAGTTCCGCTGGCTGCACCTGCCGGAGCTGCGAACGTCCACTTCGGAGCTGTTCCACGAGCTGAAGGACCGCGGCGTGCTGGTGGCGCCCTCGGCCCCGTTCTACCTGCCGCACCTGCACCGGGAGCCGCACGCGCGCACGAGCGTGCGCATCGGCGTCACGGCGTCGGACGCCGAGATCGAGCAGGGCCTGGGGATCTTCGCGGAGGTGGTCAATGCCGGGCGCTGA
- a CDS encoding thiamine pyrophosphate-binding protein: MPGADNDARTRVVDRIVDYLDSTGVRHVFGVHGANVEDLYDAIHRSPGRVRGVIAKHEFSAGAMADGYHRASDRLAVVATTSGGGSLNLVPALGEAYASGVPVLALIGQPPTSLEGRGGFQDQSGLAGSLDGPALFSTVSRFCERVDKPDAIADLLPRAVRAALREGGPAVLLLPKDVQQATATAEPVDLDDDAVGFEDLDERVWRVLEGARRGGPTLIVAGSGVVRANARSALAGFARSLGAWVAVEPDAKDVFGNHHPGFVGVAGANGHPSVRHCLQRASTVVLVGTRFPQVARAGLEDALFGRTIVCFDRAPAYVSDELPALHVGGDLRASLLRATERLEGLPCARPATPPHDGLDYLPHERSEGSRIALREVVETIAAAVPAEATVVSDAGNTGCGVLHFLPAPARGRYLLALGMGGMGFSFGAGLGAAFATGERTYVLAGDGSFFMHGMEVHTAIEHDLPVTFVIFNNNSHAACKSREELFYDGGHTFNAFRSSDIGAGVAAMFPGLRATTVRGLEELRAFLAETGRTRAPCLVSVEMRRDEMPPYLPFVPAQPATERTSPK; encoded by the coding sequence ATGCCGGGCGCTGACAACGACGCGCGCACGCGGGTGGTCGACCGCATCGTCGACTACCTGGACTCGACGGGCGTGCGCCACGTCTTCGGCGTGCACGGCGCCAACGTCGAGGACCTCTACGACGCGATCCACCGCTCCCCCGGCCGGGTCCGCGGCGTCATCGCCAAGCACGAGTTCTCCGCCGGCGCGATGGCCGACGGCTACCACCGCGCGAGCGACCGGCTCGCCGTCGTCGCCACCACCTCCGGTGGGGGTTCGCTGAACCTGGTTCCGGCGCTCGGCGAGGCATACGCGTCCGGAGTGCCGGTGCTCGCGCTGATCGGGCAACCGCCGACCTCCCTGGAGGGGCGCGGCGGGTTCCAGGACCAGAGCGGTCTCGCCGGGTCGCTGGACGGCCCGGCGCTGTTCTCGACGGTCTCCCGGTTCTGCGAACGGGTCGACAAGCCCGACGCGATCGCCGACCTGCTGCCGCGCGCGGTGCGGGCGGCGCTGCGCGAGGGAGGCCCCGCCGTTCTTCTGCTGCCCAAGGACGTCCAGCAGGCCACGGCGACGGCCGAACCGGTCGATCTGGACGACGACGCAGTCGGGTTCGAGGACCTCGACGAGCGGGTGTGGCGCGTGCTCGAAGGGGCGCGACGCGGCGGACCCACCCTGATCGTCGCGGGCTCGGGCGTGGTGCGCGCGAACGCACGCTCGGCGCTGGCGGGCTTCGCCCGGAGCCTGGGCGCGTGGGTGGCCGTGGAACCCGACGCCAAGGACGTCTTCGGAAACCACCACCCGGGCTTCGTCGGTGTGGCCGGGGCCAACGGCCATCCCAGCGTGCGGCACTGCCTCCAGCGCGCGAGCACCGTGGTCCTGGTGGGGACGCGCTTCCCGCAGGTGGCGCGCGCGGGTCTGGAGGACGCCCTGTTCGGGCGCACGATCGTGTGCTTCGACCGCGCCCCCGCCTACGTCTCCGACGAGCTCCCCGCCCTGCACGTCGGCGGCGACCTGCGGGCGAGCCTGCTGCGCGCGACCGAGCGGCTGGAGGGGCTGCCCTGCGCCCGGCCGGCGACCCCGCCGCACGACGGACTGGACTACCTGCCGCACGAGCGGTCGGAAGGCTCCCGGATCGCGCTGCGCGAGGTGGTCGAGACGATCGCGGCCGCGGTCCCCGCCGAGGCGACCGTGGTGTCCGACGCGGGCAACACCGGGTGCGGGGTGCTGCACTTCCTGCCCGCGCCCGCCCGCGGCCGGTACCTGCTGGCGCTCGGCATGGGCGGGATGGGCTTCAGCTTCGGCGCCGGGCTGGGCGCGGCGTTCGCCACCGGCGAGCGCACCTACGTGCTGGCGGGCGACGGCTCGTTCTTCATGCACGGCATGGAGGTGCACACCGCGATCGAGCACGACCTGCCCGTCACCTTCGTGATCTTCAACAACAACTCGCACGCGGCCTGCAAGTCGCGGGAGGAGCTGTTCTACGACGGCGGCCACACGTTCAACGCGTTCCGCAGCAGCGACATCGGCGCGGGCGTCGCGGCCATGTTCCCCGGCCTGCGCGCGACGACGGTGCGCGGGCTGGAGGAACTGCGCGCGTTCCTCGCCGAGACCGGCCGGACCCGGGCGCCGTGCCTGGTGTCGGTCGAGATGCGGCGCGACGAGATGCCGCCCTACCTGCCCTTCGTCCCCGCACAACCCGCGACCGAGAGGACATCGCCGAAGTGA
- a CDS encoding 3-oxoacyl-ACP synthase III family protein, protein MKPVSLIDVASYQPPNRVGREYFERYSRPDDPLLRNPMFRPPEYRHYASREQTGADLIEQAAAAFTDRHGAEALREVDVLLTYNALPDVPFLGSGAEIARRLGCRPRSVVDVHNGHCVVFPYMLDLARKLLQEDGANTALLCVSQNAGKIFTQPGVRTSAHASVPGDGAAVALVAASDESPVLATEVHHYFEYAPDVNITLEDGRLYWEPGTSEMDVGFDNTKAQNVIERGTKILPEVVRALCGRIGAGLDDIDLLVTNQPNRLLLRNWVRELAIDASRQFDTFDSYGNLFGAGVPVSLDHALRADRVAPGSLVVLAGFAGAGEMAAGAAIRWREKA, encoded by the coding sequence GTGAAACCCGTCAGCCTGATCGACGTCGCCAGCTACCAGCCGCCGAACCGCGTCGGCCGGGAGTACTTCGAGCGGTACTCGCGCCCGGACGACCCGCTGCTGCGCAACCCGATGTTCCGCCCGCCCGAGTACCGGCACTACGCGTCGCGGGAGCAGACCGGGGCCGACCTCATCGAGCAGGCCGCGGCGGCCTTCACCGACCGGCACGGCGCGGAGGCCCTGCGCGAGGTCGACGTGCTGCTCACCTACAACGCGCTGCCCGACGTGCCGTTCCTGGGATCGGGGGCCGAGATCGCGCGGCGGCTCGGCTGCCGGCCCAGGTCCGTCGTCGACGTGCACAACGGGCACTGCGTGGTGTTCCCGTACATGCTCGACCTCGCCAGGAAGCTGCTCCAGGAGGACGGCGCGAACACCGCGCTGCTGTGCGTCTCCCAGAACGCCGGCAAGATCTTCACCCAGCCCGGCGTGCGGACCTCGGCTCACGCGTCGGTCCCCGGCGACGGCGCGGCGGTCGCCCTCGTCGCGGCCTCCGACGAGTCGCCGGTCCTGGCGACCGAGGTGCACCACTACTTCGAGTACGCCCCCGACGTGAACATCACGCTGGAGGACGGGCGGCTGTACTGGGAGCCCGGCACCTCGGAGATGGACGTCGGTTTCGACAACACCAAGGCGCAGAACGTCATCGAGCGCGGGACCAAGATCCTGCCCGAGGTCGTCCGCGCCCTGTGCGGGCGGATCGGCGCCGGGCTCGACGACATCGACCTGCTGGTCACCAACCAGCCGAACCGGCTGCTGCTGCGCAACTGGGTCAGGGAGCTGGCAATCGACGCGTCGCGGCAGTTCGACACCTTCGACTCCTACGGAAACCTCTTCGGCGCCGGCGTGCCGGTGAGCCTCGACCACGCCCTGCGAGCCGACAGGGTCGCCCCGGGCTCGCTGGTGGTGCTCGCGGGTTTCGCCGGAGCGGGCGAGATGGCCGCGGGCGCGGCCATCAGGTGGCGGGAGAAGGCATGA
- a CDS encoding acyl carrier protein, with amino-acid sequence MSSGTQAEGSSRTAENAALDLLGEVLYVEAGKIDLDTGFTELGLDSILAVEYVSMLKDELGVEQTVASLYELGTPRAFFAHIAAEA; translated from the coding sequence ATGAGCAGCGGAACCCAGGCGGAAGGCTCCAGCAGGACCGCGGAGAACGCGGCGCTCGACCTGCTCGGCGAGGTGCTGTACGTCGAGGCGGGCAAGATCGACCTGGACACCGGCTTCACCGAGCTCGGCCTGGACTCGATCCTGGCCGTCGAGTACGTCTCGATGCTCAAGGACGAGCTTGGCGTCGAGCAGACCGTCGCCTCGCTCTACGAGCTGGGGACGCCGCGGGCCTTCTTCGCCCACATCGCCGCCGAGGCGTAG
- a CDS encoding phosphopantetheine-binding protein, with protein sequence MTRDEVFAVVRENILAVRAEVDPADIREDRSMHELGCDSLDRMDVVVGSLDQVGLELRPDRFAGVRDIGGLVDVLLENLNES encoded by the coding sequence ATGACCAGGGACGAGGTGTTCGCGGTCGTGCGCGAGAACATCCTCGCGGTGCGCGCGGAAGTCGACCCCGCCGACATCCGCGAGGACCGCAGCATGCACGAGCTGGGCTGCGACTCGCTGGACCGGATGGACGTGGTCGTCGGTTCGCTCGACCAGGTCGGCCTGGAGCTGCGCCCGGACCGGTTCGCCGGCGTGCGCGACATCGGTGGCCTGGTCGACGTCCTGCTGGAAAACCTCAACGAGTCGTAA
- a CDS encoding hydroxymethylglutaryl-CoA synthase family protein, which translates to MNVPVGIEAVGAYCGSAYLETEDLFAARGLDAGRIGNLGLRRKSVAAPGEDVVAMAATAARPLVDAVDDKASIRTLVVATESPLDLSKAASTHVHQLLGLPRQCRLLEVKQACHGGAAALGLAASVVATEPGSRALVIASDTPVPTRGSYMEPAQGAGAVAVLVGPQPRVVELELGTTGCYGYETPDFFRPRPDVDVMDTDLSLMSYLDCLIGAFGDHAARKPGADFVGSYDLLAMHTPFPGMVRGAHRTGVRKLSGLGRGGEQEDFGRRVAQSLRFPELVGNIYSATTLLAMMSAVAGAPADRPSSMGVFSYGSGCASEFFACTVLPGAAELVERTGLEQELAARTRLTVADYDVAVDGAVAAGFGAEHARVAADDLAAWGAGDRPRAVLSSVENYRREYRWLPAR; encoded by the coding sequence ATGAACGTCCCCGTGGGAATCGAAGCGGTCGGCGCCTACTGCGGCAGCGCCTACCTGGAGACCGAGGACCTGTTCGCCGCCCGGGGTCTGGACGCCGGCCGGATCGGCAACCTCGGGCTGCGCCGCAAGAGCGTGGCGGCTCCCGGTGAGGACGTCGTCGCGATGGCGGCCACCGCGGCCCGGCCGCTGGTGGACGCGGTCGACGACAAGGCGAGCATCCGGACGCTCGTGGTCGCCACCGAGTCACCGCTGGACCTGTCCAAGGCCGCGAGCACGCACGTCCACCAGTTGCTGGGCCTGCCCCGCCAGTGCCGGCTGCTGGAGGTCAAGCAGGCCTGCCACGGCGGGGCGGCCGCGCTCGGGCTGGCCGCCTCGGTGGTGGCCACCGAACCGGGCAGCAGGGCGCTGGTGATCGCCTCCGACACCCCGGTGCCGACCCGGGGCTCCTACATGGAACCCGCGCAGGGCGCCGGGGCGGTGGCGGTGCTGGTCGGGCCGCAACCGCGGGTCGTCGAGCTGGAACTGGGCACGACGGGCTGCTACGGCTACGAGACGCCGGACTTCTTCCGGCCGCGTCCGGACGTCGACGTGATGGACACCGACCTGTCCCTGATGTCCTACCTGGACTGTCTGATCGGGGCGTTCGGCGACCACGCGGCGCGCAAGCCCGGCGCGGACTTCGTCGGCTCCTACGACCTGCTGGCCATGCACACCCCGTTCCCCGGCATGGTCCGGGGCGCGCACCGGACCGGCGTGCGCAAGCTCTCCGGCCTCGGCCGGGGCGGTGAGCAGGAAGACTTCGGCCGCCGGGTCGCGCAGTCGCTGCGCTTTCCCGAGCTGGTCGGCAACATCTACTCCGCCACCACGTTGCTGGCCATGATGAGCGCGGTCGCCGGGGCACCCGCGGACCGGCCTTCGTCGATGGGGGTGTTCAGCTACGGATCGGGGTGCGCGTCGGAGTTCTTCGCCTGCACCGTCCTGCCGGGGGCCGCGGAACTGGTCGAGCGGACCGGGCTGGAGCAGGAGCTCGCGGCCCGGACGCGGCTGACCGTCGCGGACTACGACGTCGCGGTCGACGGCGCCGTGGCCGCCGGGTTCGGCGCCGAGCACGCCCGGGTCGCCGCAGACGACCTCGCGGCGTGGGGCGCGGGCGACCGGCCGCGCGCGGTGCTGTCCTCGGTCGAGAACTACCGCAGGGAGTACCGGTGGCTCCCAGCGCGCTGA
- a CDS encoding enoyl-CoA hydratase/isomerase family protein — protein MAPSALSIRGGCAELRLSRPEAGNALSADAVAELLDGLRAAERDPGCRTLVLSAEGTAFCTGVDLSAVDQPDAWPAEASAALMELLSGLAGSRLVTVAVVEGRATGGGVGLAACCDFVVAGPAASFRLTELLLGLVPAVITPFVSARVGRAVLRMALLAEEFDATAAQRLGLVDEVAQRPGDVVRRIVLALRRMPRPDAVDEFKQCRRMLGAEPAGYLEHAHRLFERAAADPAVRTRVRLLQREGML, from the coding sequence GTGGCTCCCAGCGCGCTGAGCATCCGCGGCGGGTGCGCCGAGCTGCGGTTGTCCCGCCCCGAGGCGGGCAACGCGCTGAGCGCGGACGCGGTGGCCGAACTGCTCGACGGACTGCGCGCCGCCGAAAGGGATCCGGGCTGCCGGACGCTGGTGCTCAGCGCGGAAGGCACTGCCTTCTGCACCGGCGTCGATCTGTCCGCTGTGGACCAACCGGATGCCTGGCCCGCCGAGGCCAGCGCCGCGCTGATGGAGCTGCTGTCCGGCCTGGCCGGCAGCAGGCTGGTCACCGTGGCGGTGGTCGAGGGCAGGGCCACCGGCGGCGGAGTGGGGCTGGCAGCCTGCTGCGACTTCGTCGTGGCCGGACCCGCCGCGAGCTTCCGCCTCACCGAGCTGTTGCTCGGACTGGTGCCCGCGGTGATCACGCCCTTCGTATCGGCCAGGGTCGGCCGCGCCGTGCTCCGGATGGCGCTGCTCGCCGAGGAGTTCGACGCCACCGCGGCGCAGCGGCTCGGTCTCGTCGACGAGGTCGCGCAGCGGCCCGGCGACGTGGTGCGGCGGATCGTGCTGGCGCTGCGGAGGATGCCTCGGCCGGACGCGGTCGACGAGTTCAAGCAGTGCCGCCGCATGCTCGGCGCGGAACCCGCCGGCTACCTCGAACACGCCCACCGGCTCTTCGAGCGCGCCGCGGCCGATCCCGCCGTGCGCACCCGGGTCCGCCTGCTGCAACGGGAAGGAATGCTATGA